The DNA sequence agcccgagcaaagctcgttAGCCAGGacaattatttaatacgagagtggtTGCGCCGTATTGCCGTGTGCAAGGCGGTGGCGGTAGTCAACGCTGGCCGGAAACCTCTGATGCCACGCGGTATTATTTCATTGTCAtttcgtctgtctgtcatatACATAAACAAATCATTCCGCTCGACACGCAACTAACTCATAATAAAGAAGTTAAATACTCAATAATCTGCTAGGATTGAGTGATAATAAAGACAACGACGTGCACTGCCTTCAAGATCATCATCGCAAACCCGTGGCCAGTCAGAAGGTCGGCGGCGAACTTGGGTAAGTCCACCTTCCTTCGCCAATTTGGCACGGGCCGCATCACgacagtgagagggacggtacgatacaaaccttgatttttgaatttcgtagtagtcttccaattcgagtttttttttttttattcgactggatggcttacgaacaagtgggtctcctgatggtaagagatcaccaccgcccataaacatctgcatcaccaggagtattgcaaatgcgttgccaacctagatccCTGGTGATGACCCCTATAACATAAAACTTAACAGTtatgtcacagaataagtaatagtacaagtgttaTGTACTAAAAACGATAGacatataaaaaaccggccaagagcgtgtcggacacgcccaaaatagggttccgtagccattacgaaaaaaataagtaatatttttctaaggatttcctattttatacggaatcttccaagtttaggtatattttatacattaggttgctatttactcttaaactactaataattctcaagaaaacttagccgttatagttttccatgtaagttttatatacttactaccatcctgaattttttcaaatttttccacccaccggtttatattttagaggagggggggggacgctcgattttaatgaaaatttgcactttaaagtgtgtgaatatttcgcaaacgaatcacAGACTCGAAcaatcatcttagcaaacccctaatggttttaatatacgtatccaacgataccccatactatagggttggatgagaaacaaaaaatcactcccactttacgtccatgggaggtactgggaggtaattttttattgtatgtaccattttgtcagcatagtttacatataatattcttgaaaaattaaagctttctagcacagatagtctctgagcaaagccgcagacagacggacagacagacagacatggcgaaactataagggttccgtttttgccattttggctccggaccggaaccctaaaatcggTTCTGATTTTAGGATTttgaccatcatcatcatcatcatgtcagccgaaagactgcTGGACAAggttctccactcagaccggtcttgtgctttccgcatccaccgcgatcccgcgatcttaaccatgtcgtcgctccatcttgttggaggcctaccgacagctcgtctcccggtcggATTTTGACTAAggaactaaaaaaatacgtgatacttcaaaaaaatgcaattaaatCGATAAGCCACATGCACAATgacttattaatatttatttacttgtgtTGTCATTGTTTTTAACGATTAGTTGTTTTTTATCATTACTTACTAAATTTTCTGTCATCACCAACCATTCAAACTGGTTAAGTCATGAATCATTCTCGTCATAATTTAACGTGCCCAATACCCATCAGTGACGTAAATTAATGACTATCAGTTTCTAAGTCCCACTATCACGCAGTGTTCGAACAATCATGATGGAACGTCATCATCAAAACTGTCATAGACGCGTCAAAAacccattatttatttaattaatttcagtctACAAtctaccgggtgggccctgtaacaggagcaaaaaattaaataaaagagaggttctgctactcaaatggaactactttagttctgcaccttttttataaattaattctaattctaattctaatgatttattcagtaaataggccgcaatgggcacttttacacgtcatttttttaactaccagcgctttcggaaagaccatcattgccaagaagaacgcgccgcaagaaacttggcataaagtcattttttcataataatataattacaaataaaatacttaaaactatattatacaattaaagaaaaaaaatacaaaaaaataaaacaataataataattaagtaattttatcattatgtttattccaaacaaattaaatggtattttcaatgtacggaaTCCCATAGCCTAAATGAATGACTCCACCTGTCAcataacaaaatgacggatttcgcaacaTTGCttgcagaggtttttccgaaccggtggtagattttttttgacattcataagtgcttgttatagcctaaattgaataaagatattttgactttgactttgactttgactttgtgtgGAGTTCAGATTGTACAGAATTGCGAACAGGAAGAATCGGTTCTGTACACAAATAACGACTGTGCACAATGGCGAATGTGGTGAAATACTATTGTGTGGAGTTCAGATTGTACAGAATTGCGAACAGGAAGAATCGCTACTGTACACAAATAACGACTGTGCACAATGGCGAATGTGGTGAAATACTATTGTGTGGAGTTCAGATTGTACAGAATTGCGAACAGGAAGAATCCGTTCTGTACACAAATAACGACTGTGCACAATGGCGAATGTGGTGAAATACTATTGTGTGGAGTTCAGATTGTACAGAATTGCGAACAGGAAGAATCCGTTCTGTACACAAATAACGACTGTGCACAATGGCGAATGTGGTGAAATActtttgtgtggaattcagaTTGTGCAGAATTGCGAACAGGAAGAATCGCTACTGTACACAAATAACGACTGTGCACAATGGCGAATGTGGTGAAATACTATTGCGTGGAATTCAGATTGTGCAGAATTGCGAACAGGAAGAATCGATATTGGCATGAACATCGATTAATCGCCGAATGTATGTGCGTAACTTGCGAACGACAGcaccaaattaattatttttttgttgtgttcgttattgtcagaaCAAGGTTTGTGtgaacaacattaaaaaaaaatgtactggAACGGAGgctatgaactaaaagaatttctttgctcacccgcgacctcacaCTCACCGCGAGCAgaaaaattcttttagttcgctgatgtggacctccgcaaattaacgcctgattcaataaattatttaaattataactatATTGACATAAAACCtatgaataataatttattatacgtATCATAAAACTATCCTTAACTTAAAatacattaaacaaaaaaaaacttagacaaattacatcatcatcatcattaatttaagagcttagctcttgtcggtggagtaatcgccactcttttcggttctctgccagcgttttcagctcctgatacgacatgacattggctttttccttggcttgatctataaatgaccgtctcggccttcccctgcctcgcctgccttctattcgcccttccaaaatagtttttatgtagctgtcatgtcgtatcagatgcCCCAGCATATTCCCTCTCCTATTTCCAAtcacataataattaaaattatatgaaTGACGAGTGATAACATATGTTTTCACCTGTGGTGCATTTTTTTTGCAGCTACGaaaccctacactgagcatggtTCAAAATCGTCTTGGCCGGTGTTTATAGCTAATTCTATGATAGCGCTAATTGAAAAGGCGATATAATCGTGACTATCATTTACTTATcatctttttttgtatacaatCATGTATAATTGTGAAACGACGCAATTAACCTTTATAAACGGAGTACTTTTGTAGATTATTTTCATTATAGTTCCATCGTTTCTAGTGACAACAATCACCAAATATTTCGCTACGATGGACTTTGCTACGGCCATTGCGGCCATTGCGGCCCTAATTGGTGCTCTATACTATTATTTCACCAGAACCTTCAATTACTGGAAGGACAGAAATGTTCCTTATCTCAAGCCAGTACCGTTTTTCGGAAACTTATATAAATCTACTATCCGGTCCACCTTAGTGGGagaaataatgaagaaaatctACAATGAATACCCTAACGAGAAAGTAGTGGGTGTGTTCAGAATGACAACTCCAAATTTGCTGGTTCGAGATCTGGATATTGTAAAACACATTATGATCAAGGACTTTGACAACTTCGCGGATAGAGGCGTTGAGTTCAGCAAAGAAGGTTTGGGCAAAAACCTGTTTCACGCCGACGGAGACACCTGGCGTGTGCTGAGGAATCGCTTCTCACCCATGTTTACCAACCAGAAACTGAAGAATATGATGCACTTGCTAAACGATCGAGCTGACAAATTCACTGATTACGTTCGGGATATCACAGCCAAGAATCCAGAGCAGCTCATACATCCATTGGTACAGAAGTACACCATGTCAACAATCTCTGCCTGCGCCTTTGGCCTCGATATTGATACATTCTATGGTGAAATCGAAACTTTAAAAAGAATAGACAAAGATATGTTTACAGCGAATTACGCACTAGAACTTGATATGATGTACCCCGGTTTACTCAAGAGCTTGAACTTGTCAATATTTCCAGCATTCGTAAAAACATTCTTTAGAGATTTAGTTGAACAGGTAATAAATCAAAGAAATGGACAGCCAACTTCAAGAAGAGATTTTATGGACTTGATGTTGGAAATGAGAAACAAGCAAGAACTTCAAGCTATAAAACGGTTCGATACTGAAAAAGAAAGGGCTTTAGAAATAACACAGAGTGTAATAGAAGCTCAGGCGTTCCTATTTTACGCAGCTGGCTACGAAACTAGCGCTTCCACCATGGGATTCATGCTGTATCAGCTCGCATTGGAAACTGAAATACAGGACAAGCTCAGAGCTGAAATTGACGAATACCTTCAGAAAAACAATAACCAAATAACATTAGAAACTGTCATGAATGATTTGCCATATTTGGAGAAGGTTTTTGATGAGACCCTTAGAATGTATCCTATTGTGGATACACTACAAAGATGTGCACTCGAGGAATATAAGCTGCCTGGAACAAACGTAAAAGTGGCTAAAAATCAAATGGTACTGATACCAGCACTTGCGATACACCACGACGAGAAATATTACCCGAATCCGAGCAAGTTTGATCCTGATCGGTTCTCTCCGGAGAACGTGGCAGCCAGACACCCTTGCGCCTACCTGCCATTCGGTGTTGGACCTCGCCATTGCATCGGTAAGTtccatattaaatatttactcgACCTAATGATTCTAGTACGTTAGTACAGTAAATAACATCAGTAAAAgtcctatttttttactagttttTAGTGCCGTGGTATGTACCAATTGAAAAAccttagtaacaaaataaatattgcttTACATTGAATTGACCTTCCCAGACACTATCTCCCTCGTTCTTCGTAACATAACCATCTTACAAAATTAGCACTGGTAGGGACCAAATTTTTACCTAAATTAATTAAGTCTTCAGCTCGCGCGGTTGTGGACCCAAAGATACCTAACACTCCGTTAACTTACCACTCGCTTCACTCGTCGTGGCTAATTTTCGGGAACTTAAAGTGACAGTAAAAGTGACCATTACATTaccgaaatctctttgaagtaTGAAATATTGGCCGCCTTTCAGTACTGGTTATGTAAAATGGTTATGTACAGGGGATAAGGTCATTATTCATGCacgatagaatagaatagatagaattttaaataggtacttaactactcagtaaattaatatttttagcaAATAAGTAAACTTTAGTTCTCAGACGATGTAGGTGGGATTCATACGAAAATTTTTGCCTGATTTAATTACAAACTAGTAGTGTAGTCTTATATCAATACATTTCTTTTCAGGAATGCGTTTCGCCCAAGTGCAGTCCCGAATCTGCGTGATCAGACTGCTGTCCAAGTTCAGACTTGAGCCCAGCAAGAACACTGTCCGCTCCTTCCAATTTGACCCCTATCGTGTTGTCCTGAGCCCTAAAGGAGGCTTGCAGGTCAACATTTTCCCTCGCAACGTTTGACATTATTTTGAACGTATAACCatagtataattttttttctgtgtttttttttaataacgtgGTCTTTCCAAAAAGTTTTAATTCCAATTTGGTGGTGAGGTCTTTTTGTAACTTCAAGATGTTatattattcattttttattagATATGAGTATTAATATGTAAACCGTACCTGTGCTATCAAATTATACTAATCAGCAGACATTGGTAATTTGGTTCAAGGgcaattaaaagtttatttttgaattaaaatatgttttgtcCAGTTtagatttgataaaaaaaagaaacacaaaaaatacatttttccaACGTCATATTTTATAACATCCCAATCAcagaacaaaagaaaaaaaatgataacaaaaaattgaactgtCTACAagaaaccatgaaaatatttttctaccagtctgaagtcggtgcctcagcacgagccagcaggagtggacctatagtcgtctactctacctcacctacatactatacgaATATATTTGAATGACTCcggctggctcgtgctgaggcaccgacttcagactggcagaaaattattttcatggttttttgtagtcggttcaattttttgttatatttatgtttGCATCCCAGCCTAAGCATTTGCTCGACAGTAGCAGCTCTCTTGCTACTAAAAGTAGTGCCAGTAGGTCATCGAGCGAGACCATGGCATCCAGTTGCGATCTTTGAGACcgcaaaaaaaaactccacTCATTTTTGCCAAACCGGACCACCCACTTCTGGAAATCTGAAacaatataatttatgtaatatCGACAGTTTATCGATATCAATTTTGACGCACTATTCTAACCTATGAGAAGAAATCACAGCACAGCTCGGTCGTGGGCGGTAAGCATAACATTAAgtagttaagttttaattaagtagggtACAATTGTTCTAAGTGAGCGCAATATtcgccaataaacgtcatagtttggcgaaattagttatgttaataaaattatgtaccttctttgagaataaattaaaaaaaaaacgaataaataacaCGTAATATAACGTACTTAGCGCTCTTTAATCATATATATAACAGTAACCTAacttatatttgtaaataattagcAGAACGAACGCTTTCAGAtcgaaaatcaataaaattccaCGAAAAATACCACTTACCTGTGAAAGCTTATATTTTGTACATTTCCCTTGTTTCCGACCGATGCGAGACTTGCACTTACGAAGTACACACAGCTTGGCACCACTACTTATTACACAGTTTTACCAAAAATCAAAGCTGTAATAtcatatagaaaatacaaactgagacatggatgcacagaaaaaccagaaaaagagaccagcactgggaatcgaacccaggtcctcagcaatccgtgctgctgCGTTCTataaccgctacaccactgctgctggtttttttctatttattatttctactttgctacttaagcagcagcactagcgacatctatgtagcgtcgacagacgtcacactctttcggaaccaaccgctcacccagacaagagatgtcgctactaaactaagcaatcaaattatgtttttttttgtattttcgatatggtttcaaagttacaaatttggagttgaaataaaaaatacaataagactccaaaaaaacaatcatactGTAATATcatgttttacataaaaaaaaacaaaaaaaaacctggaaAACTCTGACCGATGGTAGTGCTTTTTGACAACAAGTGACAACAAACTAGCACCcgactaaattaaataacattttatttgaatagcTGCTTAACGACAGATGCCTTTTGAAAATGACTAGTATACCTATTAGCCACAGAAATCGACCAATG is a window from the Choristoneura fumiferana chromosome 13, NRCan_CFum_1, whole genome shotgun sequence genome containing:
- the LOC141434264 gene encoding cytochrome P450 6B2-like is translated as MDFATAIAAIAALIGALYYYFTRTFNYWKDRNVPYLKPVPFFGNLYKSTIRSTLVGEIMKKIYNEYPNEKVVGVFRMTTPNLLVRDLDIVKHIMIKDFDNFADRGVEFSKEGLGKNLFHADGDTWRVLRNRFSPMFTNQKLKNMMHLLNDRADKFTDYVRDITAKNPEQLIHPLVQKYTMSTISACAFGLDIDTFYGEIETLKRIDKDMFTANYALELDMMYPGLLKSLNLSIFPAFVKTFFRDLVEQVINQRNGQPTSRRDFMDLMLEMRNKQELQAIKRFDTEKERALEITQSVIEAQAFLFYAAGYETSASTMGFMLYQLALETEIQDKLRAEIDEYLQKNNNQITLETVMNDLPYLEKVFDETLRMYPIVDTLQRCALEEYKLPGTNVKVAKNQMVLIPALAIHHDEKYYPNPSKFDPDRFSPENVAARHPCAYLPFGVGPRHCIGMRFAQVQSRICVIRLLSKFRLEPSKNTVRSFQFDPYRVVLSPKGGLQVNIFPRNV